The following proteins are encoded in a genomic region of Diabrotica virgifera virgifera chromosome 1, PGI_DIABVI_V3a:
- the LOC126878530 gene encoding uncharacterized protein LOC126878530 — MSVDTGGKPPPEPDGPPNTTLSSPDVEMESPSNFKGFSKADSTKLQGVIRDVSTEFSDEYLKNKIKKFEIYSNFEVVNVSRINRETVTDDKINYVPTKSCVVSFKTQVLPKYVTINKVLKEIEPYQQKVLLCFNCLRFGHQGKHCRSNPRCNNCQKDHNTKECQETTLTPKCFSCVGDHFTTNLKSCPEFKRQKLIKECMTNSNINYHDANKQIPRKSYADVTSNNIIKDSHQQNLPSSNSPLVNQSINSSSVTRPFTFSANSNHNKYTVVKSSKGSKRQRPNSPVLTQSDPEYTF, encoded by the exons atgagtGTGGACACGGGCGGTAAACCGCCCCCTGAACCTGATGGACCTCCCAATACTACCCTTAGTAGTCCAGATGTTGAAATGGAATCCCCTAGCAATTTTAAAGGTTTTAGTAAGGCTGACTCAACCAAACT acaAGGTGTTATACGGGATGTCTCAACGGAATTCTCCgatgaatatcttaaaaataaaattaaaaaattcgaaatatATTCTAATTTTGAGGTAGTAAACGTTTCTAGAATAAATAGAGAAACGGTTACCGAtgataaaataaattatgttcCTACTAAATCGTGTGTAGTAAGCTTTAAAACACAAGTACTTCCAAAATACGTTACTATAAATAAGGTGTTGAAAGAAATTGAACCATATCAACAAAAAGTCCTGCTTTGTTTCAACTGTTTGCGATTTGGCCACCAGGGGAAGCATTGTAGGAGTAACCCCCGTTGTAACAATTGCCAGAAAGACCATAATACAAAAGAGTGTCAGGAAACAACATTAACCCCAAAATGTTTTAGTTGTGTGGGAGACCACTTCACAACAAATCTTAAGTCATGTCCAGAATTCAAAAGACAGAAATTAATTAAAGAATGCATGACTAATAGTAATATTAATTACCATGATGCCAACAAACAAATTCCCCGCAAATCTTATGCAGACGTAACATCAAATAACATTATTAAAGATTCTCATCAACAAAATTTGCCTTCTTCTAATTCCCCTCTTGTTAACCAAAGTATAAATAGCTCTTCTGTTACTCGTCCATTCACATTTTCGGCCAATAGTAATCATAATAAATATACAGTCGTCAAATCTTCTAAAGGTAGCAAAAGGCAGAGACCAAATAGTCCTGTCTTAACACAGTCAGATCCAGAATACACATTTTAA
- the LOC126885656 gene encoding gastrula zinc finger protein XlCGF57.1-like, whose translation MEVKQEVSEKTCKTEIENNGVCDAPLNTFKIEIKEELKTESTNDQYIYLTEYPIKTELEDEDALIPFEGTQLYPIKTELEQDEDALIPIEEKQIHPIKTELEQDEDALIPFKEKQDVKKIYSKRTEGDDECALAIHPRKKNKPMPIVDKKSILCEDIQTSACNELRNLNVGSYLYEQTDIGQESIACEICTKRFVKKQYLKMHKAIHSGKKLFTCEICPKRFLTKAHLKSHMKVHTGEKPFACDICSKQFSTKEQLIKHKRVHTREKPFTCEVCTKPFSTKQQLSIHMTVHTGKKPFQCEICSKPFSRKERLKKHMEVHTREKSFACEICSKQVSTSSYLEQHMRMHTGDKPFSCEVCTKPFSTKQQLDIHIAVHTEEKLYTCEICVKPFSSKERLIKHMRVHTGDKPFACEICSKQFSTKTQSKTHMTVHTRDKPFKCEVCTKQFATKGQLNTHMTVHTGEKPYRCEVCIRSFSRKQLLKKHMIVHTGDKPFVCEICSKRFSDSYALKQHTRVHTGEKPFACELCNRQFATKEHLKKHMPVHTGDKPFSCEVCSKQFPTKQQLNTHMTVHTGEKPYTCEICSKSFTRKESLNKHMTAHWRKTTYT comes from the exons ATGGAAGTAAAACAAGAAGTCAGTGAGAAAACCTGTAAAACAGAAATAGAAAACAATGGGGTTTGTGATGCTCCTCTGAACACCTTCAAAATTGAAATTAAAGAAGAACTCAAAACAGAAAGTACAAATgatcaatatatttatttaactGAGTATCCTATAAAGACCGAGCTAGAGGATGAGGATGCACTTATACCATTTGAAGGAACACAACTATATCCTATAAAGACTGAACTGGAGCAAGATGAAGATGCACTCATACCAattgaagaaaaacaaatacatcCTATAAAGACTGAACTGGAACAAGATGAAGATGCACTTATACCATTTAAAGAAAAACAAGATGTTAAAAAGATATATTCTAAAAGGACAGAAGGAGATGATGAATGTGCACTTGCCATTCATCCAAGGAAGAAAAACAAGCCAATGCCAATTGTAGATAAAAAGA GTATCTTATGTGAAGATATACAAACGTCTGCATGCAACGAATTAAGAAATCTTAATGTTGGGAGTTATTTATATGAACAAACAGACATTGGTCAAGAATCTATCGCATGTGAAATTTGCACGAAACGTTTTGTCAAAAAGCAATATTTAAAAATGCATAAGGCAATACACAGTGGAAAAAAACTATTCACTTGTGAAATTTGTCCTAAAAGATTTCTAACAAAGGCCCATCTAAAATCGCATATgaaagtgcacactggggaaaaaccgtTTGCCTGTGACATTTGTTCAAAACAATTTTCGACAAAGGAACAATTGATAAAACATAAGAGAGTCCACACTAGAGAAAAACCGTTTACATGTGAAGTTTGTACCAAACCATTTTCCACAAAGCAACAATTAAGCATACATATGACAGTTCATACTGGGAAAAAAccatttcaatgtgaaatatgtAGCAAACCATTTTCGAGAAAGGAGAGGTTAAAAAAACACATGGAAGTACATACCAGAGAAAAATCGTTTGCTTGTGAAATTTGCTCTAAACAAGTGTCAACCAGTTCCTATTTAGAACAACATATGAGGATGCATACTGGAGATAAACCATTTTCATGTGAAGTTTGCACCAAACCATTTTCAACAAAGCAACAATTAGATATACATATAGCAGTTCATACCGAAGAAAAACTATATACATGTGAAATTTGCGTGAAACCATTTTCGAGTAAGGAAAGATTAATAAAAcatatgagagtgcacactggagataAACCATTTGCTTGTGAAATTTGCTCGAAACAATTTTCGACGAAGACCCAATCAAAAACTCATATGACAGTGCACACTAGAGACAAACCATTTAAATGTGAAGTATGTACCAAACAATTTGCGACGAAGGGACAATTAAACACCCATATGACAgttcatactggagaaaaaccatataGATGTGAAGTTTGTATCAGATCATTTTCGAGAAAGCAATTATTAAAGAAACACATGATTGTGCATACTGGAGATAAGCCATTTGTTTGTGAAATATGCTCTAAAAGATTTTCAGACAGTTACGCTTTGAAACAACATACACGTGTACATACCGGGGAGAAACCTTTTGCATGTGAACTTTGTAATAGACAATTTGCGACAAaggaacatttaaaaaaacatatgcCAGTTCATACTGGAGATAAACCTTTCTCCTGTGAAGTATGCTCTAAACAATTTCCAACCAAGCAACAATTAAACACGCATATGACAgttcatactggagaaaaaccatataCTTGTGAAATTTGCAGCAAATCATTTACCAGAAAGGAATCATTAAACAAACACATgactgcacactggagaaaaaccacttACACGTGA